One genomic segment of Lampris incognitus isolate fLamInc1 chromosome 2, fLamInc1.hap2, whole genome shotgun sequence includes these proteins:
- the zhx3b gene encoding zinc fingers and homeoboxes protein 3 isoform X2: MASKRKSTTPCMIPSKTMYFQEELEQEPPVPLHQARSSGGGRHSPFDIEESSKPERGDSVKDGAGTYTCRPCNFETHDLNLFLDHVYSGHPDFRADPSFLCVDCGVSAPKFEGLALHNARVHPSTLNTTLQLRKRERRVVVEQNLIMGTDMVKDTEISITRTPIMRMLKGKSEPKRIVVSHPPSDESSSDPNSVTREAERKETSTVTVTHVPTIVHNGATNKVTLPSAIQIVNGSGTLPMLKTAITQVVSVVQSRSLHQSAPITVSSSLPSSSSPSAASKNLPKVMIPLSSIPTYSASMDSSSFLKTSFSKFPYPTKAELCYLTVVTKFPEEQIKIWFTAQRLKQGISWSPEEIEEARRKMFNTIIQTAPPSSQNQRQTQSHQSPSQHTITVLPASLGSTGIPHILQGSLVGQGGVIVTQPVMANGIQVSSAPVALAVTPKPQAAARPMMQARPAAALVADKGIGVVVGSSSGSNNISSSSRNGAGSANTIIISSSGSNSNNGSNNTSNEASVINLSLGNSNHSNVNGKLKISAGDLNDKSNSDATSDATTAKGKSDCKKKEISDNSSSTFNNNGENETPDTKSSTGSKSNNGKNTSNGQKSKDANSSNNTPSAATTQVVPTTDISNSPVFRTEASSSPTYQSSSPSPGTPSSSIPGSRTLPNMLLDPSFYKGKKSQEQLNALKDSFQINQFPNQEEVDRLIALTGLTVREVKALEASFAQDPDPSGEEVDRLRAETKMTRREIHGWFAEKRKRVAAEKKKEEAERAVREEEEGMEADGEEGKSIDGAKKEDSGDRQKEDSSLEPKVNPIKINLKMLKVTEANGKPESEGSDNIIVPPTFSTTPTTSPGATQSSNPKPAQSPKPSLIRGKKTAEQLHLLKLVYARTQWPSAPQYDELISATGLPRPEVVRWFGDCRYVQKNGQLKWLESYQSTALEEDLQKGNTQILQAHLDAHGSLVESQLQELAQASGLTKELVQRWFSTKSASPLQAEENAAADKTGPGAQDPLPELQMGGFGASLVKPCQAELQEEDVEQSLCGITKEGEGDWSYNTVNPTEGTK, from the exons ATGGCCAGCAAGAGGAAGTCTACCACCCCTTGTATGATCCCCAGCAAGACCATGTACTTTCAAGAGGAGCTGGAGCAGGAACCTCCAGTCCCCCTCCATCAAGCCAGGAGCTCTGGAGGAGGCAGACATAGTCCCTTTGACATAGAGGAGTCTTCCAAACCAGAGAGGGGGGACTCTGTTAAGGATGGTGCTGGCACCTATACCTGCAGACCCTGCAACTTTGAGACCCATGACCTTAACCTTTTCCTGGACCATGTGTACAGTGGACACCCAGACTTCCGAGCAGACCCCagcttcctctgtgtggactgtGGGGTTTCGGCACCTAAGTTCGAGGGTCTGGCCCTCCACAACGCCAGAGTCCACCCCAGCACATTAAACACCACACTACAGCTTAGGAAGAGGGAGCGGAGGGTGGTGGTGGAGCAGAATCTGATCATGGGGACAGATATGGTGAAAGACACTGAGATTTCTATCACTAGAACCCCAATCATGAGGATGCTTAAGGGCAAATCGGAACCAAAAAGGATAGTGGTGTCCCACCCACCCTCTGATGAGTCTTCATCAGACCCTAACTCTGTCACTAGAGAGGCTGAGAGGAAAGAGACTTCTACAGTGACAGTGACCCATGTCCCTACCATTGTCCACAATGGAGCAACAAACAAAGTCACTCTGCCTTCAGCCATTCAGATAGTCAATGGCTCAGGGACACTGCCAATGCTGAAGACTGCCATCACACAG GTAGTCTCTGTGGTCCAGAGCAGAAGCCTTCACCAGTCTGCCCCCATCACAGTCTCCTcatctctcccctcctcctcctctccttctgctGCTTCCAAAAACCTACCCAAG GTGATGATTCCTCTGAGCAGCATCCCCACCTACAGTGCTTCCATGGACTCCTCGTCCTTTCTGAAAACCTCTTTCAGTAAGTTCCCCTACCCCACCAAGGCTGAGCTCTGCTATCTGACTGTTGTCACCAAGTTCCCTGAGGAGCAGATCAAGATCTGGTTCACCGCCCAGAGGCTTAAGCAGGGGATCAGCTGGTCTCCTGAGGAGATTGAGGAGGCCAGGAGGAAaatgttcaacaccatcatccaaaCAGCACCTCCTAGCTCCCAAAACCAGCGCCAGACCCAGAGCCACCAAAGCCCATCCCAGCACACCATTACAGTTCTGCCTGCCTCACTTGGGTCAACTGGGATCCCCCACATCCTTCAGGGCTCTCTAGTTGGCCAAGGAGGGGTTATTGTCACCCAGCCTGTGATGGCCAATGGCATCCAGGTTAGTAGTGCTCCTGTGGCACTGGCTGTCACACCTAAGCCCCAGGCTGCAGCACGACCCATGATGCAGGCTCGGCCTGCTGCTGCGCTAGTGGCAGACAAGGGCATCGGTGTGGTGGTGgggagcagcagcggcagcaataacatcagcagcagtagtagaaaTGGGGCAGGGAGCGCCAACACTATAATCataagtagcagtggtagtaacaGCAATAATGGTAGTAATAACACTAGCAATGAAGCCAGTGTCATCAACCTTAGTCTTGGGAATAGCAACCATAGCAATGTCAATGGCAAACTTAAAATTTCTGCTGGTGATCTCAATGACAAGAGCAACAGTGATGCTACAAGTGATGCTACAACTGCTAAAGGCAAAAGTGACTGTAAGAAAAAAGAGATCAGCGACAACAGCAGCAGTACATTTAACAATAACGGTGAAAACGAAACTCCTGACACTAAAAGCTCCACGGGCAGCAAATCTAATAATGGCAAGAACACTAGTAATGGACAGAAGAGTAAAGATGCTAACAGCAGTAACAACACCCCAAGTGCAGCCACCACCCAAGTTGTTCCCACAACTGACATTAGCAACTCCCCAGTCTTTAGAACAGAGGCCTCTTCTTCCCCCACCTATCAATCTTCTTCCCCATCGCCTGGGACTCCGTCAAGCAGCATACCTGGCTCTCGAACACTCCCAAACATGTTGCTGGACCCCAGCTTCTACAAGGGCAAAAAGTCTCAGGAGCAGCTCAACGCTTTGAAGGATAGCTTTCAGATCAACCAGTTCCCTAACCAGGAGGAGGTGGACCGTCTCATTGCCCTGACTGGGCTCACCGTGCGAGAG GTAAAAGCACTGGAGGCCAGCTTTGCCCAGGACCCTGACCCCTCTGGAGAGGAGGTGGACAGACTACGTGCGGAGACCAAAATGACCCGGCGGGAGATCCATGGCTGGTTTgctgagaagagaaagagagtggcGGCTGAGAAAAAGAAGGAGGAGGCTGAGcgggcagtgagagaggaggaggagggcatggAAGCTGATGGAGAGGAGGGTAAGAGTATTGACGGGGcaaagaaggaggacagtggagaTCGACAGAAAGAGGACAGTTCCTTGGAACCAAAGGTCAACCCTATTAAGATCAATCTGAAGATGCTGAAGGTAACCGAAGCCAATGGCAAACCAGAGAGTGAAGGGTCAGACAACATCATTGTACCGCCTACATTCAGCACCACACCTACCACCTCCCCAGGTGCCACACAATCTTCTAACCCCAAACCAGCCCAGTCCCCCAAACCGTCACTGATACGAGGTAAAAAGACCGCAGAGCAGCTCCACCTGCTCAAACTGGTCTATGCCCGGACCCAGTGGCCAAGTGCTCCGCAGTATGATGAACTGATCTCAGCCACAGGCCTGCCAAGGCCTGAAGTGGTGCGCTGGTTTGGGGACTGTCGCTACGTGCAGAAGAATGGCCAGCTGAAATGGCTGGAGTCTTATCAGAGCACAGCCTTGGAGGAGGACCTTCAGAAGGGAAACACTCAAATCCTCCAAGCCCACCTGGATGCGCATGGCAGCCTTGTGGAGTCACAG TTGCAGGAGCTAGCTCAGGCTAGTGGTTTGACCAAGGAGCTGGTGCAGCGCTGGTTCTCCACCAAGAGTGCCTCTCCTCTCCAGGCTGAAGAAAACGCCGCTGCTGATAAAACAGGGCCAGGTGCACAAGACCCGTTACCGGAGCTACAAATGGGAGGATTTGGAGCCTCACTGGTGAAACCTTGTCAGGCGGAGTTGCAGGAGGAGGACGTGGAGCAATCTTTGTGTGGCATCACAAAAGAAGGCGAGGGGGATTGGAGTTACAATACTGTGAATCCCACTGAAG gaACAAAGTGA
- the zhx3b gene encoding zinc fingers and homeoboxes protein 3 isoform X1, producing the protein MASKRKSTTPCMIPSKTMYFQEELEQEPPVPLHQARSSGGGRHSPFDIEESSKPERGDSVKDGAGTYTCRPCNFETHDLNLFLDHVYSGHPDFRADPSFLCVDCGVSAPKFEGLALHNARVHPSTLNTTLQLRKRERRVVVEQNLIMGTDMVKDTEISITRTPIMRMLKGKSEPKRIVVSHPPSDESSSDPNSVTREAERKETSTVTVTHVPTIVHNGATNKVTLPSAIQIVNGSGTLPMLKTAITQVVSVVQSRSLHQSAPITVSSSLPSSSSPSAASKNLPKVMIPLSSIPTYSASMDSSSFLKTSFSKFPYPTKAELCYLTVVTKFPEEQIKIWFTAQRLKQGISWSPEEIEEARRKMFNTIIQTAPPSSQNQRQTQSHQSPSQHTITVLPASLGSTGIPHILQGSLVGQGGVIVTQPVMANGIQVSSAPVALAVTPKPQAAARPMMQARPAAALVADKGIGVVVGSSSGSNNISSSSRNGAGSANTIIISSSGSNSNNGSNNTSNEASVINLSLGNSNHSNVNGKLKISAGDLNDKSNSDATSDATTAKGKSDCKKKEISDNSSSTFNNNGENETPDTKSSTGSKSNNGKNTSNGQKSKDANSSNNTPSAATTQVVPTTDISNSPVFRTEASSSPTYQSSSPSPGTPSSSIPGSRTLPNMLLDPSFYKGKKSQEQLNALKDSFQINQFPNQEEVDRLIALTGLTVREVRKWFSDRRYHFRNLKGTRSSTGSQSKCSATAGAGGGSTASGSSTPGSSAISDNSDNNTASGAKTPQQGSAPLSPNASQTPTSPTTPSRRPPRPPSPDFTAIRYKEREPHQVKALEASFAQDPDPSGEEVDRLRAETKMTRREIHGWFAEKRKRVAAEKKKEEAERAVREEEEGMEADGEEGKSIDGAKKEDSGDRQKEDSSLEPKVNPIKINLKMLKVTEANGKPESEGSDNIIVPPTFSTTPTTSPGATQSSNPKPAQSPKPSLIRGKKTAEQLHLLKLVYARTQWPSAPQYDELISATGLPRPEVVRWFGDCRYVQKNGQLKWLESYQSTALEEDLQKGNTQILQAHLDAHGSLVESQLQELAQASGLTKELVQRWFSTKSASPLQAEENAAADKTGPGAQDPLPELQMGGFGASLVKPCQAELQEEDVEQSLCGITKEGEGDWSYNTVNPTEGTK; encoded by the exons ATGGCCAGCAAGAGGAAGTCTACCACCCCTTGTATGATCCCCAGCAAGACCATGTACTTTCAAGAGGAGCTGGAGCAGGAACCTCCAGTCCCCCTCCATCAAGCCAGGAGCTCTGGAGGAGGCAGACATAGTCCCTTTGACATAGAGGAGTCTTCCAAACCAGAGAGGGGGGACTCTGTTAAGGATGGTGCTGGCACCTATACCTGCAGACCCTGCAACTTTGAGACCCATGACCTTAACCTTTTCCTGGACCATGTGTACAGTGGACACCCAGACTTCCGAGCAGACCCCagcttcctctgtgtggactgtGGGGTTTCGGCACCTAAGTTCGAGGGTCTGGCCCTCCACAACGCCAGAGTCCACCCCAGCACATTAAACACCACACTACAGCTTAGGAAGAGGGAGCGGAGGGTGGTGGTGGAGCAGAATCTGATCATGGGGACAGATATGGTGAAAGACACTGAGATTTCTATCACTAGAACCCCAATCATGAGGATGCTTAAGGGCAAATCGGAACCAAAAAGGATAGTGGTGTCCCACCCACCCTCTGATGAGTCTTCATCAGACCCTAACTCTGTCACTAGAGAGGCTGAGAGGAAAGAGACTTCTACAGTGACAGTGACCCATGTCCCTACCATTGTCCACAATGGAGCAACAAACAAAGTCACTCTGCCTTCAGCCATTCAGATAGTCAATGGCTCAGGGACACTGCCAATGCTGAAGACTGCCATCACACAG GTAGTCTCTGTGGTCCAGAGCAGAAGCCTTCACCAGTCTGCCCCCATCACAGTCTCCTcatctctcccctcctcctcctctccttctgctGCTTCCAAAAACCTACCCAAG GTGATGATTCCTCTGAGCAGCATCCCCACCTACAGTGCTTCCATGGACTCCTCGTCCTTTCTGAAAACCTCTTTCAGTAAGTTCCCCTACCCCACCAAGGCTGAGCTCTGCTATCTGACTGTTGTCACCAAGTTCCCTGAGGAGCAGATCAAGATCTGGTTCACCGCCCAGAGGCTTAAGCAGGGGATCAGCTGGTCTCCTGAGGAGATTGAGGAGGCCAGGAGGAAaatgttcaacaccatcatccaaaCAGCACCTCCTAGCTCCCAAAACCAGCGCCAGACCCAGAGCCACCAAAGCCCATCCCAGCACACCATTACAGTTCTGCCTGCCTCACTTGGGTCAACTGGGATCCCCCACATCCTTCAGGGCTCTCTAGTTGGCCAAGGAGGGGTTATTGTCACCCAGCCTGTGATGGCCAATGGCATCCAGGTTAGTAGTGCTCCTGTGGCACTGGCTGTCACACCTAAGCCCCAGGCTGCAGCACGACCCATGATGCAGGCTCGGCCTGCTGCTGCGCTAGTGGCAGACAAGGGCATCGGTGTGGTGGTGgggagcagcagcggcagcaataacatcagcagcagtagtagaaaTGGGGCAGGGAGCGCCAACACTATAATCataagtagcagtggtagtaacaGCAATAATGGTAGTAATAACACTAGCAATGAAGCCAGTGTCATCAACCTTAGTCTTGGGAATAGCAACCATAGCAATGTCAATGGCAAACTTAAAATTTCTGCTGGTGATCTCAATGACAAGAGCAACAGTGATGCTACAAGTGATGCTACAACTGCTAAAGGCAAAAGTGACTGTAAGAAAAAAGAGATCAGCGACAACAGCAGCAGTACATTTAACAATAACGGTGAAAACGAAACTCCTGACACTAAAAGCTCCACGGGCAGCAAATCTAATAATGGCAAGAACACTAGTAATGGACAGAAGAGTAAAGATGCTAACAGCAGTAACAACACCCCAAGTGCAGCCACCACCCAAGTTGTTCCCACAACTGACATTAGCAACTCCCCAGTCTTTAGAACAGAGGCCTCTTCTTCCCCCACCTATCAATCTTCTTCCCCATCGCCTGGGACTCCGTCAAGCAGCATACCTGGCTCTCGAACACTCCCAAACATGTTGCTGGACCCCAGCTTCTACAAGGGCAAAAAGTCTCAGGAGCAGCTCAACGCTTTGAAGGATAGCTTTCAGATCAACCAGTTCCCTAACCAGGAGGAGGTGGACCGTCTCATTGCCCTGACTGGGCTCACCGTGCGAGAGGTACGCAAGTGGTTCAGTGACCGACGCTATCACTTTCGCAACCTCAAAGGCACACGCTCAAGCACAGGTAGTCAGAGTAAGTGTTCAGCTACAGCTGGGGCAGGGGGTGGTTCAACTGCATCAGGGAGCAGCACCCCTGGCAGCAGCGCCATCTCTGACAACTCGGATAATAACACCGCCTCTGGTGCTAAAACCCCCCAGCAAGGCTCTGCTCCCCTCAGCCCCAATGCCTCTCAGACCCCCACCTCCCCAACCACACCATCTCGTCGGCCCCCAAGACCACCGTCTCCAGACTTTACAGCCATTCGCTACAAAGAGAGAGAACCTCACCAG GTAAAAGCACTGGAGGCCAGCTTTGCCCAGGACCCTGACCCCTCTGGAGAGGAGGTGGACAGACTACGTGCGGAGACCAAAATGACCCGGCGGGAGATCCATGGCTGGTTTgctgagaagagaaagagagtggcGGCTGAGAAAAAGAAGGAGGAGGCTGAGcgggcagtgagagaggaggaggagggcatggAAGCTGATGGAGAGGAGGGTAAGAGTATTGACGGGGcaaagaaggaggacagtggagaTCGACAGAAAGAGGACAGTTCCTTGGAACCAAAGGTCAACCCTATTAAGATCAATCTGAAGATGCTGAAGGTAACCGAAGCCAATGGCAAACCAGAGAGTGAAGGGTCAGACAACATCATTGTACCGCCTACATTCAGCACCACACCTACCACCTCCCCAGGTGCCACACAATCTTCTAACCCCAAACCAGCCCAGTCCCCCAAACCGTCACTGATACGAGGTAAAAAGACCGCAGAGCAGCTCCACCTGCTCAAACTGGTCTATGCCCGGACCCAGTGGCCAAGTGCTCCGCAGTATGATGAACTGATCTCAGCCACAGGCCTGCCAAGGCCTGAAGTGGTGCGCTGGTTTGGGGACTGTCGCTACGTGCAGAAGAATGGCCAGCTGAAATGGCTGGAGTCTTATCAGAGCACAGCCTTGGAGGAGGACCTTCAGAAGGGAAACACTCAAATCCTCCAAGCCCACCTGGATGCGCATGGCAGCCTTGTGGAGTCACAG TTGCAGGAGCTAGCTCAGGCTAGTGGTTTGACCAAGGAGCTGGTGCAGCGCTGGTTCTCCACCAAGAGTGCCTCTCCTCTCCAGGCTGAAGAAAACGCCGCTGCTGATAAAACAGGGCCAGGTGCACAAGACCCGTTACCGGAGCTACAAATGGGAGGATTTGGAGCCTCACTGGTGAAACCTTGTCAGGCGGAGTTGCAGGAGGAGGACGTGGAGCAATCTTTGTGTGGCATCACAAAAGAAGGCGAGGGGGATTGGAGTTACAATACTGTGAATCCCACTGAAG gaACAAAGTGA